The Gigantopelta aegis isolate Gae_Host chromosome 9, Gae_host_genome, whole genome shotgun sequence genomic sequence GTAACTCTACGTTCAACGAAATTTGACACAACTGttcgatttgttttctttcgtattcttttttccttttctcgAACATGTTGCTTCCTCCGCCATTCGACTTGGAGATGttcgggcgggacgtagcccagatcTGTTAGTTGGTAGCAACTAACAAAGCTGGCACGGGTGGGAAAATGTGCAATGTGAGGGGTGTAGACAGCAGCAAGCAAATTTTCGTCGGGTCATGAAAATTTGCTTGAAGCAAAATGTTTcgaaccccaccccacccccccccccccaccccctacacacacacacacacacccccccccccccccccccccaataggcgtacgggctcccatttttgtaggagagCAGGCTGGCTtatgaatcactacgcatttttacaactagtaattttgatggtagaatgatggaaatacacggtaAAATGGTCTCAGGTTAGaatattttgcccgaatatctctatcatgtTTAGACCAtgggactatttctcgttctagccagtgcaccatgactggtatatcaaaggccgtggtatgtgctatcctgtctgtggttaAGTGCATGAGGAacgatgtagcgggtttcctctgaagacaatatgtcaaaattaccaatgtttgacatccaatagccgttgcgtaataaatcaatgtgctctagtggtgtcattaaagaaaacaaactttaactttgtctcgtacacttatgccCTCCCTCCGAACCCCCTAATAAAACACTTAGGTACTTGTGCTGTTCTTACTGTTCTGAACATGAGCttacgagacgggggggggggggggggggggggggggggcaactgctcACAAACTGCTGGAGcgaaacctcaaattcgggcaaaaattataaatattcgggcaaaatgtgttaacctgagacctttttactatgtatttccatcattctaccctcaaaattagttgtaacccatgtaaaaatgcgtagtgattcgtttgcaaccctatatagctgtttgttaGAAATgctaaatagagaataatacacgagtggccgttagttACCATTTATCTctcaacgagttgttttaaaatgtatctaacaagcgaaagcgagtttgacacgtttttaaacaacgaattgtgagataaatggtatctaacggacacaaatgtattattctattgcTTACATAACCTCAAAAACAGATTTTAAGCaaatcgactaaaagatatttacaaccctttgcacttgaaGCCGACTTACGGgtcacagacacatgactgccaggttaactatacgtcgcagtgtaatcgattttcaCCGTGCtattttttattggatgtacGGCATTGgtaacctggtcatcacctaggaggaGCCAGTCgcatgtcttgaaattgttagcaCACGTAAGTgcgtaaacaactatgtgttataaaaaaaataacgcatggtgttctctcCAACGGGTTGTAAgaatatgaataaaattatgttgggcattttcatttaattccgACAAAACCCAGCCTGCCgcatacaaaaatgggagcccgtacgcctatggttcTAAACTGCATAAAGTGTAGGCCTAACCATAGGCTACCTCCTAAATCTATAAAACAGTAATAATTATTCGTTATCCACCAACTGTCGTGATAAACAGTAGAATTGCAGCACaatagcttaaagggacatgccctagtttttaaacactaaggcatatttttgactattagagccgttttgaaatcatactttacttagattttattgtttagattatccatttccgcacattcgaagtatttttggtcatcctggtggctttaatatcacaaaatgcatttctcatatttttaaaaacgcacgtgcgtctgagaagtaacggttatggagtcgagttttagtctattttagagggtatttcaccatttcaaagtcacagactcagtcaattgtaactttatccaaatgtgttacaggtttgcagattaactaaacttagtgttaattttcatgtgttacaggtttgcagattaactaaactaagtgttaattttcatgtgttacaggtttgcagattaactaaacttagtgttaattttcatgtgttacaggtttgcagattaactaaacttagtgttaattttcatgtgttacaggtttgcagattaactaaacttagtgttaattttcatgtgttacaggtttgcagattaactaaacttagtgttaattttcatgtgttacaggtttgcagattaactaaacttagtgttaattttcatgtgttacaggtttgtagattaactaaacttagtgttaattttcatgtgttacaggtttgtagattaactaaacttagtgttaattttcatgtgttacaggtttgtagattaactaaacttagtgttaacaggtttgtagattaactaaactttttaattttcatgtgttacaggtttgtagattaactaaacttagtgttaactttcatgtgttacaggtttgtagattaactaaacttagtgttaattttcatgtgttacaggtttgcagattaactaaacttagtgttaattttcatgtgttacaggtttgtagattaactaaacttagtgttaacttttacatgttaaaactagggtctgttcctttaaagtgacggaccctagtttctaaaaaaacaacaaaacaaaacaaccctcACGTTCGTCTAAGAAGTGATGGTTATTAAGACCAGctatagttatttttagacagtattttcctttttaaacatcacagactttagcttctctccgTTATAACCCTATCCAAATGTATGTTtcaggtttgcagattaacgggacattcctgagtttgttgcaatttttaagatgttatcgactaacggaaactttttaacgatagtaattacatatcaaatatatttttctgcataaaatagtagtggctgtatattaaacatgtttctgatcgttctaatatttgtactaggttaaatttcattttatttcctacaataaaaaaaaattcgtatgtacgaaattaatttatttcaagacaaaatccagtttgggcttcttacaaatattaagacgaccagaaacacattaaatatatagacactgatattctaaacaacaaaatatatttaatatgtaagcctgagtttaatcgtagaaatattttattattgtgctgtcggaaatagaataaaaatgattttcgtcgattatttctgaCATATTAagcagacaagtaaatattttgtaaatatctatttaattatagtctacctaatttagcatttacgtGTTTTGGCTCtaattgatgtacaaggtggtgtttactcttgaaattaaaagaaatatgtcagtaaacaggtgatttgtgcactttattggaacagactataacaaagtttGGTCAACAATGTCAATTTCATtcctgttacaatatgtgagagACCGTTTCTaatgatggtttacccctatttctctccaaaacaaaatatttgtagacatttataagtaacttttgagcaaaactgtcaagaaccattttgagtttgtgatctattttccggtattaaaggtgctatctcaaagttgcataatgacagctattgcaaatcatttttttttttaattaaattttaatttaaaatttaaagactacacctttaactatatgcccataaatgattataggaaatggtttgatctactagtagaaaatacaattttattgaagaatctttatcacaaacagatgcttcacatataacttctgatatagcacctttaagtggttgcaagattgtgtaaatttctactgtatttatattgaatttatattcactaaataagCTGggcaaaattaataatttatgctgcaattatcttgcagttttaaattaaaagtttgtttaagggtaaatgaaactgacacataTCCATCAacatgtgttatagtctgttccaataaaggtcacaaatctgtTTAccgatatttttaattttatttcaagagtaaacaccaccttgtacatcaacgagagcccaaacaagtaaatgctaaattaggtagagtatcattaaataggtatttacaaaatatttacttgtcagtttaatatgaaagaaataattgacgaaaatcagttttattctatttccgacactactgttgttttttttttagtcggaaacatcttacaatgcaacaaacctTTTAAGTGACAGACCCAAGTTTCTAAACAACAACCCTCACGTTCGTTTAAGAAGTGATGGTTATTAAGACCAGCTTTGGTtatttttagacagtattttcctttttaaacatcacatactttagcttctctccgttataaccgtatccaaatgtgtgttgcaggtttgtagattaactaaacttggtttCCATTTCCACagactgaaactagggtttgcgcCTTCAACAGTCAAATTTCGTGTACCGGTGTCAAAATGGTCACTCAGTCTTATGTGTTTCATGCTCTAACGATTACAATACTGCTTCTACCGCAtcaataatgtattattttatgcGGAACATTCTTACTCAACACCGGTAAGGCAGTCCCACCGGTAAGTATTTTTTCCTTGTTCAGTATTTCGTGTATACGTGTATTCGTAATTTAAATTCAGAATATAAACTACATTACATCGAATACAATTAtggttttataactataatatttttgtaagtCAGGAACTTGACCAGTGGcatattatttcattacagaCTCCTCGCTACCTCGCATCGTTTTGTCAAAACAAAGAGCGGATATCATAATCATAGTGATAACACAAATAGAGCTGATGAAAGGGATGGGGTAGGGTGGAGGGTCAGActcgtagccaggattttgaggggggggggggggtcgtttagACTTATGGCGAGGCACATGAGGACGCAAAGTGCCCGAGTTGCTTAGGGGTATCCGGggggcatattaaaaaaaaaaaagtcaccggTAGGGGGTCGACCAacccccattggctacgggcctgaggGTGGATGATCATTGCGCATGTATGTGTACGAGTGTGTTAAAGATAATTTAATCGGCTGATTTGATATCGGAGTTGCCACATAGGCCTAAATACAAAGAAACTGTATTGTCTGTACaacaagagttatttcccttatcATCTGCGTGTAAAAATTGACATTAAACTTAAAGCAGCAATCTCGAGTATAATGatgaggttttaaaaataattttgaacagaacatctacatgtatatcatgtaAACGTAGTTGTAACAAGGacacaaataaacataatactGGAATaatttcataattctaaaaagcCGGTGTTGGGCTATATAAAAAGTCTGACTTTAAATTGATGGGTAATACTTGGTGAACTGTTAAATTAGGAATTTAAAGTTGAACACTTATGTTcactaaaattttatttacggattcCAAAATTTCAAATCGAAAGATACTATCTAAtggcacccccacccccccaccccccaaaaaaaaacccacataaaaaacccacaaaaaaaacaaacaactacgacacaaacaaagaaaaaacaaaaaaaacacaacaccccccaaaaaacaaaaaaaaaactacaacaaaaacacaaaaaaaatctatattttgaaatatctcTGTAGTACAGAACCATACATGTGTTAGGATTAGGTAAGTCATCTGTTACGCAGACacaattcacgtaaccgaacagtAGGCAAAAATCACTAGAACCAACATTCGGTTacataagattttgaaatatagtcacCTGCATTTATCTAATCACGAAAATAATGTTCTATATTCTTTGTTTTCAGCATACCTCAAATAATGGCCAATACAATTCCTTGTATGAAGCTGAACACTGGTCATTCAATGCCTGCGCTGGGTCTGGGTACATGGAACTATCGTCTGCCAGGCATCTACGACGCCGTTAAGACCGCCATTGATGTGGGTTACCGCCACATCGACACCGCCTGGGTGTACGAAAGCGAGGCCGACGTCGGGAAGGCCGTCAAGGAGAAGATATCCGAAGGCGTCGTCAGCAGAGAGGATGTTTTCATCACGACGAAGCTCGGCAACTACTTCCACGATCCCGACGAGGTGGCCGTCGGTTTGAGGGAGTCGCTGGATGACCTCAAGACCAGCTACGTCGACCTCTACCTCATGCACTGGCCCGTGTCCTTGAAGAAGGCCGCACGTGGGGTTCTAGCAGACGACACGGACTATATAGACACATGGCGAGCCATGGAGAAGCTGGTGGACGCGGGAAAAGCGCGCGCTATCGGCATTTCCAACTTCAACATGGCGCAAGTGGAACGACTTCTGCAGACGGATGGTCTGAAATACAAGCCCGCCAATCTGCAGATCGAGATGAACCCGTACATCACCAACACGGAGCTCATGCAGTTCTGCCTTGAGCAGGGGATATCCGTGACGTCATACTCCCCGCTGACGAAAGGCGTGGCGGACTATCAGGGAGAAGGCACCTTCAATATCTTGGAGGATGACGTAGTGACTAAGGTTGCTAGGCAACACTCGAGGACTCCCGCCCAGGTGGTGCTGAGGTGGACGTTACAGAGAGGCTGCGCGGTGATGGTGAAGTCGTGTTCGGAGTCGCGGATCAGGGAAAACTTTCAGATATGTGACTTCAGCCTCACGAATGAGGAGATGGCGGCAATAACGAATCTCAACATAAATCAAAGACTTGTGAAGAGGGATAACATGAAGTCGTTCCCCTGGTATCCATTTTAACACGAAGCGATGTCcatggccccgtgcttataaaatgtttagtctAAACTCAAAGACTAATAGAGTCCGATGCTTTAAcgccatggcaacgccatacaaattaaTGTCATTGAAGATTTAAGTCGATACTCTAATTTAGTTTTATAAGAAGGGGCCCTGGCCTcttgcttataaaacgtttagagtctagactcaagactctaaatTAGAGTTACGGTatactttaacgtcatggcaacgtcatacaaattatattcgaATAATGTCATTGGAGCTTTAAGTCAATATTctacagttttataagcacgagcCCTGGTCTCTAGCTTATAAAAGTTTTTAGAGCATACTCAAGACTAAattagagtctgagactttaacgcCTTACAAATTGTATATGCATGACGTTATTAGAGAGTTGATTTTAGACGTTTTTTAAGCACGGGTCGTGGTGTTCGTTTCAACgtaaagtatgttttttttttttttcggttttCATTTTAACAAGGCTGACATTTCACTCTTCAGGGACGCAGTCTATGCATTTTAATCACGTATTACAATGTGTTTAATATTAGTTATATTGTATGGTATGATATGAGGTTATAGTGTATCAGTGTAACAGTTATTACTGTTGTTATGACGATTatggttatattatattatgattgAGACTAAGTGTGCTTCCATAAGGATGTTGAACAAAAGgtcataaaatataataattaaacgtTGGTTTTACTTTGACAGTAATGTACCAATAAAAATTGTACCCCATGTTTTTGCttattataaatgatttatgAAATTGGAATGGAAACTAAACGCTTTGTTAACATTACATATGATGACCTACTTAATACAAATGACAGGCATTATAGATCTTACCGGTAACActccctccttcccccccccccccccccaacgaaaccccccccccccccgaaacaaaaaaaatcccacaaaaaCAATCTGAGgggtgattaattgctcccctaacttagattattggAGCCATTTAAGTATTatcatattgataccatataaggaaggacatgttttatataacgacgcactcaacacattttatttacggttatatggcgtcagacatggttaaggatcacacagatatagacagaggaaacccgctgtcgccacttcatgggctactctttttcgattagcagcttgCTTGCTTACTTATGCCCGTCGTCCATTCTGGGGCATAGGCCGTTGACTAAAGTTTTTCAGAGTTGTCTGTCCTGGGCTCTGGTGCTTCCAGGTGTATCCTGTCTTCTTGGTGTCCACCTGGAGGTCCCTTCACCATGTATTCTTTGGGCGGCCTCTTTTTCTTCTGCCTTGTGGGTTCCATGTCAGAACCTGCCTGGTGATATTCGATGCTGGTTTCCGGAGCGTATGACCATCGTCTCCTAATCTCATCTCCAGCAGCCAGTTGGTGTGTTCTCTCCCACATGTCGATGTTGCTGATGGTGTCTGACCAACGAATCTGGAGGGTTCTTCTTAGACATTTGTTGATAAAGGTCTGTACTTTCTTGATGGTGATGTTAGTTGTCCTCCATGTTTCTGTTCCATACAGCAGTACCGACTTCACATTGGAGTTAAACAGGCGTATTTTCTTATGTAATGACAACACTTTGGAGCTCCAGATGTTCTTGAGCTGTATAAATGCTACTCTCGCATTGCGAATCCGTGCTCTAACATCCACATCTGTGCCACCCTACATGTCAACAACACTACCCAGGTAGGTGAAGGTCTCTATGTCTTCAAGTGCATTCCCTTCCAGTGTGACTGGCTCAGTGCTGGCTGTGTTTACCTTGAGGACGTTTGTCTTTCCATTATGTATGTTAAGCCCCACTAGTGAAGAGATGGCTACCAATTCAGTGATCTCCTGCATCTGGTGGCTGTGGGACAACAGTGCCAGATCGTCGGCAAAGTCCAAGTCCTTTAGTTGTATCCACAGTGTAGACTGGATTCCATTTCTTCTCTGTGTAGTGCAGGTCTTCATAATCCAATCCATAACCAGAAGAAAGAGGAACGGGGACAGACAGCAGGCAGCCTTGTCTTACTTCGGTCTTCACTTCGAAACGGTTGGTTAGTTGTCCTCCATGAATTACTCTGCAACATGTTCCTTCGTAACtgcagggatgtgagagctacgcAGAAACGCGTAAATGcgcttttccatttcgtcttaaaaaaaaaaacaaaaaaaatatgcgCCTTTTGGCTGATGGAGACTGCCGCGCCGCGCACAAGAGTTAGATTGAAAGTagtatggcctcagattacagttctcttcccatttggttgtccaaaatccggaaatttgacccgcaagtagtctgctgtttgactgtgattatttcatggcagacagctatgaagtggcagctatttgactgaagtgacaggggagagcatgtagtttgtaaacacgtgtaacttgttgacattgaagacttgtttgtggtaattccgacccatgcaaaagtagtgctttttgtgtaaaatgggtgtactccggcctggtttagagggtgtgtttgtttaaaccaatatgctgggagaaagagctggacaacaggggttgtccttttcagggtatgtgtcccccaggcaaaatccacgggcctgctgatattaataaaaatgttatagccactaaggctatatagaaacatatagcgaaattaattgtggtctgaggccgtaTCGCGCGATCACAAGTAGTATTTGCCCGTAGTACATTCCCGTGGCTGGATTTCGTCAGCTTCGCTGCGATTGGCCAATTTTGTCCAATCCAGGATATGCTATTTGAAAGCTTTTGTTCGACTTGGGAAGAaagtaagcttttttgttccaaccCCTCTCACATCCTTGTAACTGTTCTTAATCAGATTGACCAGCTTGGTTGGTATGCCGTAATGTCGTAATAGTTTCCACAGAGTATCCCTGTCTATACTGTCGAAAGCCTTTTCGTAGTCCACAAAGCTGATGTAGAGCGAGGCGTTCCACTCCAAGGATTGCTCTACTATGATGCGCAGTGTTGCCATCTGATCCACGCATGATCTGTTCGGACGGAATCCAGCTGGTTGATCTCTCGGCAACGGGTGGACTTCGGCTTTCATTCTTTCCAAGATGATTCTGTGGAAGACTTTCCCCGGCATTGATAGAAGTGTGATTCCTCTGTGGTTGGAACATTTGCTGAGGTCTCctttcttttcgattagcagctaaggatcttttatattcaccatcccacagacaggatagtgcacaccacggcctttgttacaccagttgtgcagcactggctggaacgagaaattgcccaatgggcccaccgacggggatcgatcctaaaccgaccgcgcatcaagcgagcgctttaccactgggctacgtcccgcccctttaataccatataaattcacatgctaaggggagctaaaatgaattattctccttgaactgGGGAGCAAGAGTATAAGCTCCCCTTAAACGGgtatcatggttaagccatcggaccacaggctggcaggtacagggttcgcagcccggtacaggctccaattctaagcgagttttaacgactcgatgggtaggtgcaagaccactacacccttttctctcactaaccactaaccaaccctctgtcctggacagacagcccagatagttgatgtgtgtgctcaggacagcgtgcttgaaccttaattggataaaagcacaaaaagaagttaaaatgaaataaacttgCATTTTAATAACGTATAAACTGCAGTCGCTCTACGCATGGTATCGTAGTACTTACCATGCTCACTGTGTTATATATTTGCAAATAAATTTGGTAGtgaatattaaaacagaaaaactATATGTTTCAGTGTATGGCTCAGATATATCTTTTAACTCttatccaatgtttgacatccgatagctgaTCATTAAACATAAAATCCAGtagtgtcaaacaaaacaaactttagctttaacTTTGTTCCAGTTTGGGCATATACCTTCCACATAATGCGCAAAGCTTAACATAAATAATCTTTCCCATTTTTATGGTCCATAAATGGACGGCAACTGATTTAAAGGAATGTTTGAAATACCAATTAcgctaatacaattttttttttttaatccgaAAAGATTAAAAGGCACATAGCTGAATTCATGATTGTTGTCAGcagagttttaaaaattatttttattatttgtttttgtttttgttcgtgCTAATCGTAGCGTGGAAATGTTAGTATGCGGTTAGTCgggtcaacacattttaacaggCTAAAATCTGAACAAGTCATTGTAAAGCTCGTCT encodes the following:
- the LOC121381009 gene encoding aldo-keto reductase family 1 member B1-like; its protein translation is MANTIPCMKLNTGHSMPALGLGTWNYRLPGIYDAVKTAIDVGYRHIDTAWVYESEADVGKAVKEKISEGVVSREDVFITTKLGNYFHDPDEVAVGLRESLDDLKTSYVDLYLMHWPVSLKKAARGVLADDTDYIDTWRAMEKLVDAGKARAIGISNFNMAQVERLLQTDGLKYKPANLQIEMNPYITNTELMQFCLEQGISVTSYSPLTKGVADYQGEGTFNILEDDVVTKVARQHSRTPAQVVLRWTLQRGCAVMVKSCSESRIRENFQICDFSLTNEEMAAITNLNINQRLVKRDNMKSFPWYPF